The following nucleotide sequence is from Sparus aurata chromosome 22, fSpaAur1.1, whole genome shotgun sequence.
GGACTATTCATTTTAATACTACAAGTAATACTACATCTACTATATGAATACTACATAGACTACAAGAATACTACATCTACTATATGAATACTACATATACTACAAGAATACTCCATCTACTATATGAATACTACATATACTACAAGAATACTCCATATACTACAAGAATACTACATTTACTATATGAATACTACATATACTACAAGTAATACTACATCTACTATATGAATACTACATATACTACAAGTAATACTACATCTACTATATGAATACTACATATACTACAAGTAATACTACATCTACTATATGAATACTACATATACTACAAGTAATACTACATCTACTATATGAATACTACATATACTACAAGAATACTACATCTACTATATGAATACTACATACACTACAAGTAATACTACAAGAATACTACATATACTACAAGTAATACTCCATCTACTATATGAATACTACATATACTACAAGAATACTACATCTACTATATGAATACTACATACGCTACAAGTAATACTACAAGAATACTACATATACTACAAGTAATACTACATCTACTATATGAATACTACATATACTACAAGTAATACTACATCTACTACAAGTAATACTACAAGTAATACTACATATACTATATGAATGCTACATATACTACAAGTAATACTACATATACAACAAGAATACTACATATACTACTGGTAATACTACATATACTACAAGTAATACTACATCTACTACAAGTAATACTACATATACTGCAAGTAATACTACATCTACTACAAGTAATACTACATCTACTGCAAGTAATACTACATCTACTGCAAGAATACTACATATACTACAAGTAATACTACAAGTAATACTACATATACTACAAGTAATACTACAAGTAATACTACATATACTACAAGAATACTACATATACTACAAGTAATACTACAAGTAATACTACATATACTACAAGTAATACTACAAGTAATACTACATATACTACAAGAATACTACATATACTACTACATGTACTACAAGTTATACTACAATTAATCCAAGTAATATCACTTATTTATCACTGATAAAATACTCAACTTCCTTTTAAATGAGAAGAAGGAATAAGAATAAGAGTGTATTTCgtatttaaattaaaacatgtaGTCAAATATTTAGTTGAAtttatttgtaataattggaAATCTTTTTAACTGTTGTTGTAGAAGttttaataaacatgtttgaGTGTAAAAATCCTTCAGAACAACATTTTAACAGACAATAAACCcgttaaaatgtgacaaacaaacatttcagtgaCAGAAACACTCTGGATTCATTCAAGAATTCAACTAAGAATATGAACATAtgcgtgcttttattttgaagataaTATCCTGGTCCCGGAAGTTGGTACCTGACGCTCTGTGCTGACCTGACCCACCTGACTGTCGCTCCCTCAGGAACACGCAGGCCCCGCCTTCCTGCACCGGAAACGCTCTGGATACATGACGTCATGATGTGATTGACAGGAGCCGGGACAGACTGGTACCGCCCCCCCATCGCCCCCCTCCTACCTCCCCGCGAGAGGTACACAGAGTGTCTGACATCAtggctgtgacatcatcacagagtGTGTGCAAATAAAGTCTTTGTTTACTGacgtgtttgtctgtttgtttgtttgtttgtttgtttgtctacaTGAGGAGGCAGGTGAGGCAGGTGAGGGTCTctcaggtgagacaggtgatttattttctgtcaatcaggagacaaaagttaaataaacacatcaacatgacaaacacactgtctCATGTGAAACACTGATAGTGAGGTCAGATGTGATCAGTTATTGATCACCCAATAAGTGATCGATCAGCAGTCACTCCTCAGCTGCAGGTCGTCTCTCTGCTGACCTCTGCTGGTCTGAAGCTACAACTGCAGCCTCGAACACAGAGGctgtagtgtgtagtgtttgttgtgtgtctgttgtgtgtttgttgtgtgtgttgtgtgtttgttgtgtgtctgttgtgtgtttgttgtgtgtctgttgctgtgtgtttgttgtgtgtttgttttgccagGTACCAACACATGTATCCTCCACAGCTCCTGAGAAACACCTGTTTGATCTGtaccactgtgacatcatcagcagaactgaccaatcaggagagagcaggaggagggcgGGTCAGCGCTctctgtgactgacagctgacatCATCGTGTGATCTGatcaaaagctccagaacaggAAATGGACTCAGCTGTTTTCACTGGAGGCTCAGAGgatcttcttcctctgtggtgCCTGAGGACTCCTGTCTGGGCTCACCTGTACAGCCTCACCTGTACAGCCTCAGCTGCTCTGCACTGAGGGACCAGGTGTGAAGTGTCCCGTGTGTCCTGCTGATGGTCCAGCTGGTGGACGGGGGGTTGAGATCTCTCAGCTTATCAGCTGATTATCAGTAAGAAGATTAGCAGCGCAGGTTAACAGACGCctcaaaactgtttttctcaGCAGGAATATTTCCTTCCTTTGTGTCGACGCGGCTGCTGCAGGATGGCGTCAAGAAGGAGGGACGAGCGGCGAGCAGCCAGACGCCCGAACAGCCAACCAGGTAAAGTTCAGAGTTTCTGTCCGCCGCGAGTCGACTGGTTTAATCTGACAGATGAACGCCATCGAGGTCAGAACACTtctctggagctgctgctgtgtttgaactGATAACTTTTATAAACTCATTAAcagcagacaggaaacagaaacgTCTCGTGTGTGAAGTTTGTCTGTTGCTGGTTCCTGCAGTCATTGATCGGTTCATCGATCAGTTCATCGATCGGTTATTAGTTTCTGCCTTGACgacacagcagcagccactcAGAGACAGCCGTCTGATGCTCGTCTGCTCTGAAGCAGCTGAGTTCACAAACAGATTATTCAACATGATTAATTAAAGCTGATCAGACTCTGATCAATCGTATCTGACTTCCTGTCGGTGTGATCCTGATCCAGTTCAGTTTATCAGCACCAACCAACTGTGACCTTCTGTGTGTCCTGCAGGCTGGCTGTCGTGGAGTCGTGGATCACAGTCAAGAGAACCTAAAATACCTCAGTAAGCTCCTTATGAAGCTCTGCAGAGAGCAGCCAGCCGCCCCCTCTGAGAAGAGGCCCGGCCCGAACCGGAACCTGAatctgaacctgaacctgaaccttcCTCTTCACGAGTCAGAGACAGGAACTTCTAAATATGGGCATCATGCTGACGGGGCAGACCAATCAGAGTTGGGGCGTTGTTGACCTCTGAGAGGTGTGAATGCACCTGGTGGTCGTACGAGGCACAGCACTTTAAGGCCCCGCCCCCCTGTTGTCGGCCATGTTTGCAGCTGCTTGGACGTGACACACATCGGACCACAGGACCGACATGGCGGTGGGGAAGGTCACCTTTACCAAAGTTGAAAGAGAGAAGCTGGCTGAGGTCCTCTGGCTGCTCAACTGGATCTCGGTGCTGACCGGGGCGACCCTCTTTGGCCTCGGCTTGTTCCTAAAAGTAGAGATCCAGAAAtggcaggaagtgatgtcagacCAGGGCATCCTGTATGTACCACACACGCTGATCACCACGGGCCTGGCGGCCTGCTGCATCAACTTCCTGGGTGCGAGGATCTGCCTGGACTGCACCGACACCAACAAGTTCCTGCGCTGGAAGCTGGTGATGATGCCGTACATCGTCTGCACCTTCTGCTTCACCTCCTGCGTCCTGACGGGGGCGCTCATGTGCTACAGCATCCGCGGCCAGCTGGAGGACTCGCTGTTCACGGGCCTGAGGAACGCCATGCGCTACTACAAGGACACGGACACGCCGGGCCGCTGCTACCTGAAGAGGACTGTGGATTTGCTGCAGATCCAGTTCCAGTGCTGTGGGAACACTGGGTACAGGGACTGGTTCCAGGTCCAGTGGATCAGCAGCCGCTACCTGGACATGACCAGCAGCAGTGTGGTGGAGTAAGTCTGGAGTCTTTGAGAGGATCCTTGTTGATCCCAGTAAGCCTGCAGGATTATAGCAGGTTCCCTCTGAGTCCAGTAGACCAAAACACTTCCTGGATCCTGGTGAATAATTTCTAAGATCCACAATCTGAGGCTTTGGGATCTGGTGGGTTTGTATTGATTCTAGGTGGATTGTGGTGGTTCATAGCTGACTCGGGTTTATCTGGCAAAGATGGAGCCACGAGTTGTGTCAGACTGAACACACATCGTTACATTTCTAATTTAgcgtgtgtttttattttaaagcttcatgagagaagagaaagaaaatatgtttagtTAAAGTGACACTCTCTCCAAAATGCAACCTCAggtgtttttgtgattgaatacgagtcaaagcttcgtgtaaaagcataattacgacgaaagaggaacttttaagatttactgtattttcgtttccaggtcaaactcattttcagtgggagtgctacgggaacttttacgatagcatcaaaatctctctgtttaaaacagtaagaagtctcgacacaacatgaaactttgctggtagtatcaccagggtctctacacatgaacacgagcattgagaacattgtttgtgtacacagagtttactaaaaagaagctttttgaacaactcatgttagcagcagcttgttccgctcgccgccgtcctgccagtggagaagtgtcgatctcagaatgtgacgtaacctggaggacagttaaggtggaacgctcctaaagcttagttccatataaatgcaggataatttgttgttttgttgttagtgaaaaacaatattgaccttgaagttgaaaaaggagcctcatataagaaacaatggAGTCCATTTATTCACAtcctgagatcgacacttcaggacggcggcgagcggaacaagctactgctaacgtgagttgttcaaaaagcttctttttagtaaactctgtgtacacaaacaatgttctcaatgctcgtgttcatgtgtagagaccctggtgatactaccagcaaagtttcatgttgtgtcgagacttcttactgttttaaacagagagattttgatgctatcgtaaaagttcccgtagcactcccattgaaaatgagtttgacctggaAACGAAAATACAGTTGAATTATGATTTTACACAAACATTTGACTCTGGAACATTTACTAAAAAGCCTAGTCTGCATTTTGGCGAGGGTTTCACTTTACCTCGTGTTGAGTTTCAGCTGAGTCAGCACATCAGGATTCTGAGCTCAGTAGGTTCTGAGTTCTGATTGTAAATAAACAGATGATTCCGGTTCGGTCTGGTTCTGGTCCGTACAGCATTGTATGACATATAATGGAGACTTGTTTACACTCCGTCTGTATCGGGACACGTTGAAGAGTCAAGCTTTCAGAGaagttcagttttatttaaaacacgACGTCCTGAAGTTCTGTTAGAACAACTTCAGGTTTCAGTTTAGATTCTGAGATTTGGATGtttaaactgcagcagcaggtttCTGTGGTGATTTGGATCATCTGCCACCTCACCAGAGACCAGAACTACAGAACATGACTGATGTTGAGCGGACCTGTCAGCAGATAGTCAACAGAGTGCTTTCAGACTGCAGGGAGGCTGGacgggtcagaggtcacaggaTTAATGAAGCTTAACATCAGAGTTCGACCCGGGTTCAGGAGACTGAATAAAGCCTGTCGGCAGGATTTAAAGACGGCCCGTCTCATAACAGGACTGTAGTAGTTCGGACCTCTAATATCCTGCTCCTCCCCTGCAGCCGCCTGAGGAGTAACGTGGACGGGCGTTACCTGATGGACGGCGTCcccttcagctgctgcagcacctcgTCCCCACGGCCCTGcatccagcagcagctcagcaacaGCTCGGCCCACTTCAACTACGACCAGCAGAGCCAGCAGCAGAACCTGTGGAGGAGGGGCTGCCGGCAGGCGCTGATGGACCACTACACCGGCATCATGCAGTCCATCGGCCTCACCGTGCTGCTCATCTGGCTGTTCGAGGTACGGGTCAACAGAGACGTAATTTAAGGTTGCAGTTAAAGTAACCCTAAAACCCAAGACCTGATCCAGGACTGGTGCTGGTTTGGATCCATGTTCTCCAACAGTCAATCAGTCTGGGTCTGGTCCAGGTTTAACAAAGTTAGTTTGGACAGTTTTAAATGAACATTAACTTGTGAGGAGCAGGTTGGAGGTTCAGGTCTGACAGTGTTCGGTTTTGGATGGGTCCATATACCAGAtttagttcagttcagttctgaGTCgaacattctgtgtgtgtgaggtttctGAAGCTGTTTCTGATGTAGTAAACTGAACCGGACTGACCCTCAGTTGGACTCTGTGAGATGAACTGATGTCTGTATTTTCTGTGGTTGTCCTGTGTGAGTCTGTCCACGCAGAACTAAAGTCACCATGTGTTTCTTCTATCATCAGCTGCTGGTTCTGACGGGGGTCCGGTACCTGCAGACGGCCATGGAGAATGTTCTCCGACTGGGTGATCCAGACTCAGAATCTGATGGTTGGATCCTGGAGAACAGTCTGGCAGAAACAGCTCGGTCTAACTTTAACGTCATCAAGAACCTGGGGAAGTGTTACCAGGTCGATGACGACCCAAACATCAATGTGCCGACCGCCACCGCCCAGCAGGAGGTACCATCCCAGCAGGTCCAGATCCCTGgcaccagctaacattcagccgGAGGACTCTGGCAAACCAGGAGCTGTGTTAAACTCGGTCAGGAGGCTCTGCTGTGAGCCGGGCCGTCCTCTGAGACATCGGACCGGCTCTCTGATGGAAGTTCACCTCCGAGGACCCGGAAACTGCCTGAGCACCGGCTGAGTGACGCTTTCACTCTAATGTTGTGTACTGGACACGGCAGGACAACTTCAGTGTGTCAAGAGGCAGATTTAAACCTTTTGGTGTCTAATTGTGATGTTGAGGGTACAAATCTGCTGCCAAGGTGCTAACAAAGAATTATATTAATGATCTAAGATGTCAACCatgaagagagaaacagactgcAGAGACCAACAGTTCTTCACAGAGCAGACAGTAAAGTGTTCTGTTCTACGATCCGACATGCTCACTGTcaccatgctaacatgctaatgatTAGTAGCTATAATGTTCAGCATGTCGTCATGTTTCTGGAccttcctgcttcctgttttcatgcTTATTGTCACTTCCTGATCTGATGTCCCGTGTTTTCTACTGATGTTAAACTGTTTGTTGTTCCTCTCGCTGTTTCTACCAACTACTATTCAGATCCAGGATCCACAGT
It contains:
- the LOC115574607 gene encoding photoreceptor outer segment membrane glycoprotein 2-like, with translation MAVGKVTFTKVEREKLAEVLWLLNWISVLTGATLFGLGLFLKVEIQKWQEVMSDQGILYVPHTLITTGLAACCINFLGARICLDCTDTNKFLRWKLVMMPYIVCTFCFTSCVLTGALMCYSIRGQLEDSLFTGLRNAMRYYKDTDTPGRCYLKRTVDLLQIQFQCCGNTGYRDWFQVQWISSRYLDMTSSSVVDRLRSNVDGRYLMDGVPFSCCSTSSPRPCIQQQLSNSSAHFNYDQQSQQQNLWRRGCRQALMDHYTGIMQSIGLTVLLIWLFELLVLTGVRYLQTAMENVLRLGDPDSESDGWILENSLAETARSNFNVIKNLGKCYQVDDDPNINVPTATAQQEVPSQQVQIPGTS